In a genomic window of Gossypium arboreum isolate Shixiya-1 chromosome 7, ASM2569848v2, whole genome shotgun sequence:
- the LOC108485088 gene encoding UDP-glycosyltransferase 82A1, which produces MGVQCIMKKPKILLVPYPAQGHVNPMLKLGLALLTHGLQPIIVTPEFIHRRIVANMDLNDYQMRFMSIPDGFSGEEGPYDFFSIEKSMENIMPNHLETLLHELDEDDDGTVVCMVIDLLASWAIQVATRCGIPVAGFWPAMQATYGLITSIPEMIHADLISETGCPRHEGTVSSLPSQPLLSTEDLPWLIGTQASRKARLKFWIRILDRLTSLRWLLLNSFPQEFIIHDDEYQDDDYISPPHNNLIIFPVGPLPEPSLTTPKNPSFWKEDTSCLEWLDHQKPNSVIYISFGSWVSPIGDAKIKTLALTLQSLNRPFIWVLAESWRHGLPNGYSETVSKQGKLVLWAPQFQVLQHKAVGLYLTHCGWNSTMEAIQCRKRLLCYPVAGDQFVNCKYIVKVWKIGVKVKGLGQKDVEEAVKKVMKDEEMEERLRKIYHRTMGEETSCRVAGNLKAFVLGLNQLQQNSLH; this is translated from the exons ATGGGAGTTCAGTGTATTATGAAGAAGCCTAAAATCTTGCTGGTTCCATATCCAGCACAAGGTCATGTGAATCCCATGCTAAAGCTAGGCTTAGCTTTACTTACCCATGGGTTGCAACCCATCATAGTAACCCCTGAGTTTATTCACCGTCGGATTGTAGCCAACATGGACCTCAACGACTACCAAATGAGGTTTATGTCCATACCCGATGGCTTTTCCGGAGAAGAAGGTCCTTATGATTTCTTTTCCATCGAGAAATCTATGGAGAATATCATGCCCAACCATCTGGAGACTCTCCTTCATGAACTTGATGAAGACGACGATGGAACAGTAGTTTGTATGGTTATTGATTTATTGGCTTCCTGGGCCATTCAAGTTGCtactcgatgtgggatccctgtTGCTGGATTCTGGCCGGCTATGCAAGCTACTTACGGGTTGATCACCTCCATACCGGAGATGATCCACGCTGACCTGATTTCCGAAACTG GGTGTCCCCGACATGAAGGTACGGTGTCATCCCTACCGAGTCAGCCATTGCTATCAACCGAAGATCTTCCATGGCTGATCGGAACCCAAGCTTCAAGAAAAGCTAGACTCAAATTCTGGATCAGAATCTTAGATCGTTTAACATCTCTCCGGTGGCTCCTCCTCAATTCCTTTCCCCAAGAATTCATCATCCACGATGACGAATACCAAGACGACGATTACATCTCTCCACCTCACAACAATCTTATTATTTTCCCAGTCGGACCATTGCCCGAACCATCATTAACAACACCAAAGAACCCTAGCTTTTGGAAAGAAGATACCAGCTGCTTAGAATGGTTGGACCACCAAAAGCCTAACTCAGTCATCTACATTTCGTTCGGGAGTTGGGTTAGCCCCATCGGAGACGCCAAAATCAAGACCCTCGCATTAACACTCCAATCATTGAACCGACCATTTATTTGGGTCTTGGCCGAATCATGGCGTCATGGTTTACCAAATGGGTATTCAGAGACGGTTTCCAAGCAAGGCAAACTGGTTTTATGGGCGCCACAATTTCAAGTTCTGCAACATAAAGCCGTGGGGTTATATCTCACGCATTGTGGGTGGAATTCGACCATGGAAGCCATTCAATGCCGGAAACGATTGCTATGCTATCCGGTGGCCGGCGATCAATTCGTGAATTGTAAGTACATCGTTAAGGTTTGGAAAATTGGGGTGAAAGTGAAAGGGTTGGGTCAAAAAGATGTTGAAGAAGCGGTGAAAAAGGTgatgaaagatgaagaaatggagGAAAGGTTAAGGAAGATATACCATAGAACCATGGGAGAAGAGACTAGTTGTAGAGTTGCGGGTAATCTCAAGGCTTTTGTACTTGGACTTAATCAACTTCAACAAAATTCACTTCactaa